From Zavarzinella sp., one genomic window encodes:
- a CDS encoding integron integrase, whose translation MSVAKPPKLLDRVRETCRLLKYSHRTEKAYIDWIIQFIKFHQKKHPSTMGVAEIEAFLRNLAGERQASASTQNQAYSAILFLYQKVLKIELSPIHALRAQRTMKLPVVLSIGEVRRLIDRIHPEQKLAAELLYGTGMRVLECCRLRVNDIDFQRRQILVRGGKGDKDRVVPLPEKLYDRLNEQIYKVQRLHEEDLAAGHGFVSLPSALAEQYPNAGGELKWQYLFPSPRISSDPQKPGVFGRHHIHETSLQKAVKLAVDSSTITKKVSCHTFRHSFATHLLEAGYDIQTVQELLGHSDISTTMIYTHVLQRGASGVQSPLDRL comes from the coding sequence ATGTCCGTTGCAAAGCCGCCCAAACTCCTTGATCGGGTGCGGGAGACCTGTCGCCTATTAAAATATTCTCATCGCACCGAGAAAGCCTACATCGATTGGATTATCCAGTTCATCAAATTCCATCAAAAGAAGCACCCATCGACAATGGGGGTGGCAGAAATCGAAGCGTTTCTCCGCAATCTGGCTGGGGAACGGCAGGCTTCTGCCAGTACCCAGAATCAGGCATATTCGGCAATCCTGTTTCTTTATCAGAAGGTTCTGAAGATCGAATTGTCCCCAATCCATGCACTGCGGGCACAACGCACAATGAAGCTGCCGGTGGTGCTTAGCATTGGCGAAGTGAGGCGATTAATAGACAGAATTCATCCCGAACAGAAACTGGCAGCAGAATTGCTTTATGGTACAGGCATGCGAGTGTTAGAATGTTGTCGGCTGCGGGTGAACGACATCGACTTTCAACGCCGGCAGATTCTGGTGCGTGGCGGAAAAGGTGACAAAGACCGCGTGGTGCCTTTGCCAGAAAAACTGTACGATCGTCTGAATGAGCAGATTTACAAGGTTCAACGACTCCATGAAGAGGATCTGGCAGCAGGTCACGGATTTGTTTCCCTGCCATCAGCACTGGCAGAGCAATACCCCAACGCAGGTGGGGAATTGAAGTGGCAATATCTGTTTCCTTCGCCCAGAATCAGCAGCGATCCGCAGAAACCGGGTGTTTTCGGAAGGCACCACATTCACGAAACTTCGTTGCAGAAAGCAGTCAAGCTGGCGGTCGATTCATCCACAATAACCAAAAAAGTGTCGTGCCACACTTTTCGGCATTCGTTCGCAACTCATTTACTGGAAGCAGGTTACGACATTCAAACCGTGCAGGAGTTGCTGGGTCATTCTGATATCAGTACGACCATGATTTACACCCACGTGCTGCAACGGGGTGCCAGTGGGGTACAAAGTCCGCTGGATCGGCTGTAA
- a CDS encoding M12 family metallopeptidase, with protein MSDELKRLRTALAEIAKVAIAASTDEDEGDTNDPTQEKLTCTPKSVPKNMQVKAARHAVEINPFNQPELGPLHMAAPELEVTEMFISVLTTKYWGVTPRTLTVSFMETTPSDLRRRIISHLNAWTRTGCIRFAETSGVGEVRISRGNGGYYSYLGTDILLIPRNRQTMNLQGFTMNTPESEFKRVIRHEAGHTLGFPHEHMRRALVAKIDPEKAYAYFLRTQGWSRTQVDQQVLTPLNERSLMATPADQTSIMCYQLPGSITRDGMPILGGVDINKRDYDFVGQIYPKPASGIFADMSEDSTDDWESEELA; from the coding sequence ATGAGCGACGAGTTGAAGCGACTTCGCACGGCACTAGCCGAGATCGCCAAAGTGGCTATTGCAGCGAGCACTGACGAGGATGAAGGTGACACAAACGACCCCACACAGGAAAAGCTCACATGCACACCCAAGTCAGTTCCCAAGAACATGCAAGTGAAGGCTGCGAGGCACGCAGTGGAGATCAACCCATTCAACCAACCTGAATTAGGTCCACTCCACATGGCTGCCCCGGAGTTGGAAGTGACGGAGATGTTTATCTCTGTCTTGACCACCAAATATTGGGGAGTAACCCCGCGTACTCTGACGGTCAGTTTCATGGAGACTACCCCGTCCGATCTGCGTCGGCGGATCATTAGCCACTTGAACGCCTGGACTCGAACCGGTTGTATCCGCTTTGCAGAGACCAGTGGCGTCGGCGAAGTTCGGATCTCTCGCGGCAACGGTGGGTACTACTCTTACCTTGGCACTGACATACTGCTGATCCCACGGAACCGTCAGACCATGAATCTGCAGGGGTTCACGATGAATACCCCCGAGTCAGAGTTCAAGCGAGTTATCCGGCACGAGGCTGGGCACACCCTTGGCTTTCCACATGAGCACATGCGTCGGGCGCTGGTAGCGAAGATTGACCCGGAGAAGGCGTACGCATACTTCCTCCGTACACAAGGCTGGTCAAGGACACAAGTCGATCAGCAGGTTCTTACTCCACTCAACGAGCGGTCGCTGATGGCCACCCCAGCAGATCAGACCTCCATCATGTGCTACCAGCTTCCCGGTTCGATCACCCGAGATGGAATGCCTATCCTTGGAGGGGTGGATATTAACAAGAGGGACTATGACTTCGTTGGTCAAATATATCCGAAGCCTGCGAGTGGTATCTTCGCTGACATGAGCGAAGATAGTACTGACGATTGGGAATCAGAGGAACTTGCGTAG
- a CDS encoding pYEATS domain-containing protein — MANQLSEFGETAKGLSRNPLGIIALFIVLVYGFACLVVGVGKTEPCERSPLIWFLVIFPVMVLGVFAWLVSRHHKKLYAPTDYKDETHFVATINPDLNLLQVAKRQPEIPNVGFEATLSSVEKNVADVNPDRAEERSALYNQCRGLFVTHVLYPSKDATMEFDIFIYLIRHKSTDFDDIAEVDFFFGHYWGNRIFKATKIRGLFGVRTSAYGAFLCTCRVKMKDGTTLSLHRYIDFEMGRAVAAKTA, encoded by the coding sequence ATGGCAAATCAGCTTTCAGAATTTGGTGAAACTGCTAAGGGGCTTTCTCGCAATCCTCTCGGGATCATCGCACTTTTTATTGTCCTCGTTTACGGGTTTGCCTGCTTGGTTGTAGGAGTTGGCAAGACCGAGCCCTGTGAGCGATCGCCACTCATTTGGTTCTTAGTAATATTTCCGGTGATGGTGCTCGGGGTATTCGCGTGGCTCGTAAGCCGCCATCACAAAAAACTGTATGCGCCAACTGACTACAAAGATGAGACGCACTTTGTTGCGACAATCAATCCTGATCTGAATCTGCTCCAAGTCGCAAAACGTCAACCTGAGATTCCTAATGTCGGGTTCGAGGCTACGTTATCTAGCGTTGAGAAGAATGTCGCGGACGTAAATCCGGATCGTGCCGAGGAACGGTCCGCGTTATACAATCAGTGCCGGGGCCTGTTTGTAACGCATGTCCTCTATCCTTCTAAGGATGCAACCATGGAATTTGACATCTTTATCTATTTGATACGGCACAAGTCAACTGATTTCGACGACATTGCCGAAGTGGACTTCTTCTTTGGGCATTATTGGGGCAACCGCATATTCAAGGCGACCAAGATTCGCGGGCTATTCGGTGTTAGGACTTCAGCATATGGAGCCTTCCTTTGCACTTGCCGTGTGAAAATGAAGGACGGCACAACTTTATCTCTCCATAGATACATTGACTTCGAGATGGGCCGGGCTGTCGCAGCCAAGACTGCCTAG